The DNA window GCGAGAGTAAGTAAAAtgagctagctcggctcgtccGGACTCGTTATCTTAAAAACAAGTTAGTTCACCTTGGCTTTGACTCGTTaatgagttaaaaatttagcTCAGCTTAGCTGACTCATTAAGTCTGTTAAGCTCGTTAACGAGctatatcttatttaaattatttctataatttataaatttattacatattaatattagaataaatataaacaaaaatatactaaatataatatttggaCGTGATTATAGGACTAAACACTAGTTAATAAACACAATGATTTTTTGTATTAATGATAGTTACGGACAGCTTGCAAGCTGGCTTCGAGCCGAGCTGTGCTTAATACGAGCCGATCTAAGCCATTAGCTGTGAGTTTTTTTAACCCTGTCTTTTTTTAAccctatctttttcttctgcttgtactctgtttttttttctgcttgagcttatatgccaaaatttaaaacttttatttaaatttcgagttaattttagggttttcaccgaagttttttttatattaacttttaattgctaagaatacacgtataaaagttttatttataagttatttttggtTTGTCCACCCTACTTTCATACCACCGTCCTACGCGTCTCAGACGTGACGTTGCAGCCTTGCAATCTGGTAAAGCTCAGCAATCGCCTGTGTAAAACCTTGTTCagttactaaaaatttttgtccCAAAGATCACGTCGAgcgtttgatcagatgtcgaaagagattttcggacacgaatgaaaaaacgaatttcacagctcgcctggaaaccgcgagatgaatcttttgagcctaattaatccgccattagcacatattggttactgtagaacttatggctaatcatgtactaattatactcaaaagatttatcaaACGATTTTCcttataactgtgtaattagtttgtatttttatctatgttttagTACTCTATCTAAGTGTCAAAGATtcaatgtaatgtttttagaaaaagtttttgaaactAGTCCTGTCACTGGAGAAAAAGAGGTGGAGAAAGTGCAAATAGTGTAAAAGGAATAAGTGATAGATAAAAAGTGTGGTCGTTGCTTCTTTGAGCCTGAACCTTCTTCACCCCTTCTTTTGAGAAAGAAACACAACAGTCTCATTTATTATGCCTTTCCGTCCAAAACTCCAAGCGTCTAATAATAGTACCATCTCACTGCTATAAGCAATATTCTACAGAACAAAACACAGATGATCGTTGGATGCATAAATGGATTAGCAGTAGTCTAAACACCAGAACAGAACACTGCTAACCTGCTGTGTTTGCCACTCAATAGTGGAAGAAATTTGCTCTCTTGCAAGAGTTGCAGTTACTGTTATGTGCATTGGTAGCGTATCGATGTGGCAATACGTTGTAATGCAAAGAATCATTAGCTGCTTGGACGGAAAAGAAATACTTGCATAAGTCGACAACTCGCGCTGTTCAGCTTCTTATGTTATTCACTGCTCAGCGCTTCTGATCCCCCCATTGCTGTCCTTCGAAGAACTCCCCCAACAGTTGCTCCACCATTTCTGCGCTGTACCTCACGTACTTATGCGGGTTCTTGCCATTCTCGACAAGGTTACTGCACGTCAAATGTATAAAGTAATGTCATTATCTTACAAACAGGAGGGCACAAAAGCGTTGCAGAAATAGCCACTGTCACGCTCACGCCACTATCACATCGTGCGTGCACTATGCAGCTGCGCTGCTGGTTGACAACTAGACGCACACTGTAATGTTGGGAGTCTTGGATATGAAGAAAGGAACAAAGGTAATGGCAAATGCTAATATGGACATTTGACAGTGAAACATTTAACAGGATGGGGTAGTGCGTAATAGCCTTATAGCTTCTGTTAACATAAGACATATTTTCTTGCAGGGGATTGACAAATAGGAGTTTagaagggtgattgtttggcttaggCAAAAGACATATttccaaatgaaaaatagttcgtgaataaaacttttatatacatatccttagcgtctaaaagccaaggctgaaaaataaactacgttGAAAACACTATAAAATCAacctcaaatttaaggttgagaatttaaattttggtttataagtataagcagaaacgaaaagatagggtgtATGATACTAGATCTAAttcataagttaaaatttcagACGCGTGAAGTAATCAATTGCATGGAGGGCACTGGGTGCAGTTCAGCACAGCTGTCGTACTTATGGTGAAACGGAGAAGAACAAAAGTGACTGCGGACTTACCCGAAACGTTTAACAAACGACCGATAGGCTGGTAGCAAAACCTCGGCTACCGCAAGCCTCAAAGATTCACGCAATTCTTGATCAGGTACAATCCATTGAGACTGCTTTGCATGGAGCTCTTCAAATTGCATGTTAAAAGATTTAAACCTGCCGACAAAAAAACCACAATGTTTTATGACTAATGATTCTGCTATCCACATTTATACCCAAGCAGTGAAAACAAGCTGCCAAGGTACTAACCGTTCTTTGATCATAGCTCTTGAAACACCACTACTGCTAAGATCTGATGCTGTTGATGAACCAGTGCTACCTGCACCTTGTATGGAAAGTGTCTGGAGAATCTGAAACGACAGGAGCATAGAAGATAGAGATTATAACAAACAGATTCAATATGTACAATCATGTACCCAAAGATGAGTATCACGTTATTCAATATGTACAATCATGCATCCAAAGATAGAGTAGCCCGTTAACTAGTGAATCCACAGTGCTTGATTTCatgaagaaaagagaaaccCAGGCCTTACTACTATCTCTGCAGCTCAGCATTGCTACATAAATTAGTTTACAAAATTGAGTTAATGGGGCATGTGTATACGTTGAATTTCTTAATACTAGTTGTGTACATGTAATTTACAGATCCTGTAGTTTTCAATCTACTGATAAGATCACAGTAAGTACAATTGCACTTTTAAGCTCGTCtttgtaaataattaaatttgggAATAACCAACTCAAATTTGAACCAGCTAACACAAAAAAGAGGTAAGTGGACCGCAATGTCACAAGTATCTTTCCACTGTGATTCTTAACTGTATTGCATTTGCGCAACTAGCAGTCTAGCACACCAAGAAGTCAGGTTCAGAAATGTAAACACCGTGCAgccaaatgaaaagaaaaggtggtCTGCCAATAACTGAAGAATTCGTTGATTCACTAACCTTTGCCCAAGCAACACGTTTATATTGATTGGCATTTTGCTGGACAATCCTGCGGTGCCTCTGAATCCAGTCATCACCAAGTATATCCTTCGCTTCGGATCTTAAGCAAATCAGGGGAACATTAAGTGAGCAGATTACCAGAATATTCTAGGACGCAGATCTGAAGAGAGGAGGCAAACATACCTGCGAACAGATCTAACCATATAATGGATGTTGTTCATAAGAAATAAGTTAGTTAAGGCAGGATCCCTATACTGTTTTGACTTTCCATCCAAGTTATTCTGCAGGGCTTGCATTATCCTCATGGTAACAATAGTAAGTTGAGATTCTGTCTCACTACCAGTTTCAAATTCCTGAAATAGTAGCTTCAGTGTTGACTGATAACTgttcatataagaaaattgtGTTAGTTTGCAATTTGAATACGATAGCAGGAAGACCATTAATAAGTTACAACTTTCTTGATGAACAAGTGAATAAGCTGATAGAGAACAGGTCTATCTGGAGCCTTAGATAAGAGGTTTTCTTTCGAACCCTTAGGAATTACtagtatatatttgaaaagGTCCAGATATTCCCCTAAACCTAAAACACCTTAAAATGTAAGACAAAGGCATAATAGAAAGAGAATGGTACATACCTCCTAATGTTTGTATAGAAAGGAAGGGTCCAAAAAAGATTGATACAAGTAGTGTGTACAATGGGAAGTGCAGATCATAAGGGAAAAGCAAAATTATCTAAATTATGCATGACCATTAAAAGGAAATCGAACTCTTTCTACTTCCTCTAATTAGTCATTTTGTACATTCTCCTTAATGGATGTGAAATTCAGGATAATTATCAAAGGGTAGaattatataaacatataatccCATTCACATAGATAACTGTAATGTACcatacttatattatagtgatctaaaaatctaaaagtccATGAATTCGAATACTAGGTTATAAAATGGAATACTTACTCAAACAAGAATTTAACATAATTAATCACATAGCTGGTCAAAGGATGCACAGTTCCATCATTAACAATAGTCTTGGAAGCATCCTTTTCAACAGCATCCTCAAAATCAGCAAAGGTTTCTTGAGCAGTCTGAGCCAAGCGCTTAGTCAAGCTCAATGAAGCCTTCCGCATCTCAGAGCATGATTGTCCTTCAAAAATCACCTCCATCTGGTAACATGTTCAAATAAGGGtaggattaaaatttttgtggtCGCATAGTGATGGAAAAACATAACATGAAAATATCTCAAGTTAACTCTAGAAgcaaataattagtaaatcaAGTTGGTTACAAGTCTCATTAAATGACTTCCAGGATACCTCAGATTGAAGTTCACGCATTACTTCATACATATCTAGCAATACAAACAGCTTTTCAGGAGACCGTTTGCTTTTAGCAACAGCATCTCCAAAGCTTAGAAGAGTCACAACACTATTTGCTGTCAGTTCAGCAAAACATTGGTCCTTATTGAAGTTGACACCATCAAAAATCTGGTCGcagatttttctttctcctgcTAGTAGCAGCTTGACCTATATGATAAGCAAAATATGTGAGCTTGGTTCTCAGGTCTGAACTGAAACTACACAATACGGGCCTATTCTCGGAAGGGTCGTCACCCCAATTCGCATAAAGTGAATCCAGTTTCCAATTTTGGCCTCCAAAGCTTCCCATTGCATCTTTTGTACATCCTCTTTACTAAGCTTCTCTACTCCCAGCTTCTGAAGGCTCAATTCTAGTGCTGAACCACGGGACTCTCTGAAGAAAGAACAAAACTAGCTTGATATTTTTGCACAACTATGGTGTTAAAAACTCAGGATAGTTTTTGGAAAGAAACTGAGAAAGAAGGTAAAACTAATCCAGCACAGATGTAAAAATCATAATTCAAACCCACCTGTAAACTTTATGGCATGATTGCTGATTTCCCGCTTGAACCAGTTGCTGAGCTATGTCATTCATGAGGGGCAGTATCCTAGGAGGAATTAGTGTTGGTGTCCGGTATACAGCAGTCTCCAAGCTTTTGGATGGATGCTCAGAGTGGCCAGCATTCCCTCGATCACCATCAGGATCATCTTTTGTTGGCCGCAGAGACTTGGGAAGACAATCAAAGAGGCGATCGGGTTCAATAGGTTTGCTGCAGGTAGAGAACAGTATAATGTAACTACTCTTTCACTCTcctttcaggaaaaaaaaactattcttTCCTTGGCATACAAGCAATAGGCATTAGAGTACATATTTCAGGTGTGGACCATGGGGAGAGAAAGAGCATCTTACCTATATGTAGTCATCAGCTGCCTAAATTCCTCTTCAATTTTGAGAGCAGACTTAGCCAACAGATTGTTGACATGATTCAGAACTCCTTCACTGCTCTTGAAGTTCTTGTTTGAGGAAAAGAAGCGAACGATGCCTTTGAGCAGATCCACTGCCTCAAGGTAGCTCTCTAAATCCTCATGAGGACCCTTCAGTACTGCTGCCTCAGCCTACAGCTCGAAAGCAACATTTGcgcaaaaaatcacaaatctATTAAAGCTTCCAAAACTGCAGAAATGCAGAGTCTGTATTTGAAGCATTGCAACATCAAGCCAATTTGCAGCATGCACACGCAGAACTACTATACTAGTGACGAATTTCGATTAGCTATCAATTTGGCTTAGTAAAATCATCTAATAACTTATTCAGAAATGTTCAGAACTTCTAAACCTACTGAAAATGGATTTGCAACAGTGTGCCATTTGTCCACCATATATCCTCATACTTAGTCCATCCAGATCCACACAATGTCATTATCCACAACACCATCCAACCCCAAACATTCAAAATTCAGTGTCAAATTCATCTAAAAATGTCGGCAATTTCACGGTGGAAGTAAAGTACCCTGCGGGCAAGGTCGAACTGGGAGAGGATGCCGTCGGCAGCCTTGATCGTCTTGTCGATGTTCTCGTGCGCCATCCGGATCGCGTGAGTCCTCACCTGCGGCGCCCACCACAGAATCATACAGAGTTCATATGAATCCCGCGCCGCGCTGGTACAAATTCCGCCGAATCAAAACGGAAAATGGTTGAAATGTGTGAGCGGGGGGCACTTAGGTGTGGATACCTGGGTTGGGCGCATGGCAGCCTCGAGCCCGGAGAGGCGGTGGTCGAAGGAGCCGAGGATGGTGACCATCCCCTCCGTGTTCCCCTGGCTCCTCTGCAGCGAGTCCCGCAGCAtggtcgcccgccgctccaaCGCCTCCACCGTCCGCGG is part of the Oryza brachyantha chromosome 11, ObraRS2, whole genome shotgun sequence genome and encodes:
- the LOC102700563 gene encoding exocyst complex component EXO70A1-like; its protein translation is MAVATAALPRTVEALERRATMLRDSLQRSQGNTEGMVTILGSFDHRLSGLEAAMRPTQVRTHAIRMAHENIDKTIKAADGILSQFDLARRAEAAVLKGPHEDLESYLEAVDLLKGIVRFFSSNKNFKSSEGVLNHVNNLLAKSALKIEEEFRQLMTTYSKPIEPDRLFDCLPKSLRPTKDDPDGDRGNAGHSEHPSKSLETAVYRTPTLIPPRILPLMNDIAQQLVQAGNQQSCHKVYRESRGSALELSLQKLGVEKLSKEDVQKMQWEALEAKIGNWIHFMRIGVKLLLAGERKICDQIFDGVNFNKDQCFAELTANSVVTLLSFGDAVAKSKRSPEKLFVLLDMYEVMRELQSEMEVIFEGQSCSEMRKASLSLTKRLAQTAQETFADFEDAVEKDASKTIVNDGTVHPLTSYVINYVKFLFDYQSTLKLLFQEFETGSETESQLTIVTMRIMQALQNNLDGKSKQYRDPALTNLFLMNNIHYMVRSVRRSEAKDILGDDWIQRHRRIVQQNANQYKRVAWAKILQTLSIQGAGSTGSSTASDLSSSGVSRAMIKERFKSFNMQFEELHAKQSQWIVPDQELRESLRLAVAEVLLPAYRSFVKRFGNLVENGKNPHKYVRYSAEMVEQLLGEFFEGQQWGDQKR